One genomic segment of Labilithrix sp. includes these proteins:
- the flgG gene encoding flagellar basal-body rod protein FlgG, which translates to MFRSLNIAATGMVAQETKLDTISNNLANVNTTGYKRQDAQFEDLLYQNIRAAAPTQGGGAAPSGTQVGTGVRVVSTSRSFSQGATIQTGNQLDLAIEGNGFFTVTKPDGTIGFTRAGNFKVDAQGRVCTNDGLSLEPPINVPPDTASISISSDGTISATSASARTTTQLGQLQIATFPNPNGLEAVGHNMFAPTLASGEPISGNPGMDGRGAILQGALEGSNVEMVEEMVGMIRTQRAYEVNSKVISAADDMLRNATQVR; encoded by the coding sequence ATGTTCCGATCGCTGAATATCGCCGCCACGGGCATGGTCGCGCAGGAGACGAAGCTCGACACCATCTCGAACAACCTCGCGAACGTGAATACGACGGGGTACAAGCGCCAGGACGCGCAGTTCGAGGATCTGCTCTATCAGAACATCCGCGCGGCGGCGCCGACGCAGGGGGGAGGGGCGGCGCCGTCGGGGACGCAGGTCGGCACCGGCGTCCGCGTCGTGTCGACGTCGCGATCGTTCTCGCAGGGCGCGACGATCCAGACCGGCAACCAGCTCGACCTCGCGATCGAGGGCAACGGCTTCTTCACCGTGACGAAGCCGGACGGCACGATCGGCTTCACGCGCGCCGGCAACTTCAAGGTCGACGCGCAGGGCCGCGTCTGCACGAACGACGGCCTCTCGCTCGAGCCGCCGATCAACGTCCCGCCCGACACCGCGTCGATCTCGATCAGCTCCGACGGCACGATCAGCGCGACCTCGGCGAGCGCGCGCACGACGACGCAGCTCGGCCAGCTCCAGATCGCGACGTTCCCCAACCCGAACGGGCTCGAGGCGGTCGGCCACAACATGTTCGCGCCGACGCTCGCGTCCGGCGAGCCGATCAGCGGCAACCCGGGCATGGACGGCCGCGGCGCGATCCTCCAGGGCGCGCTCGAGGGATCGAACGTCGAGATGGTCGAGGAGATGGTCGGCATGATCCGCACGCAGCGCGCGTACGAGGTCAACTCCAAGGTCATCAGCGCGGCGGACGACATGCTCCGCAACGCGACGCAGGTGCGGTGA
- a CDS encoding flagella basal body P-ring formation protein FlgA, producing MKVFAALVLVAGLANAAKAAPPAPAAAATTRVEVKGPRVRAKDIFPGAVADVDLGPTPPIGSTRVIEKADIEKAFAEAKAQAPKKIPSAVRVSRKTRKLSALEVDGAVKSALSTQKLPRGAELVKVRASAVEVADDYHHVNVDLPPVPRRAGPTTVQATVTFLSESADTPIFRTVVPLDVSLPPEAAFADIPRGAPITIVVKKGLVEVSVPGVAALDADVGGIVPVTLKPSGRIVRCRAVDKDHAALLEDS from the coding sequence ATGAAGGTCTTCGCTGCGCTCGTCCTCGTCGCCGGCCTCGCGAACGCCGCGAAGGCCGCTCCCCCGGCGCCCGCCGCCGCCGCGACCACGCGCGTCGAGGTCAAAGGTCCGCGCGTCCGCGCGAAGGACATCTTCCCCGGCGCCGTCGCCGACGTCGACCTCGGCCCCACGCCGCCGATCGGCAGTACGCGCGTGATCGAGAAGGCCGACATCGAGAAGGCGTTCGCGGAGGCGAAGGCGCAGGCGCCGAAGAAGATCCCGAGCGCGGTGCGCGTGTCGCGGAAGACGCGGAAGCTCTCGGCGCTCGAGGTCGACGGCGCCGTCAAGTCGGCGCTCTCGACGCAGAAGCTCCCCCGCGGCGCCGAGCTCGTCAAGGTGCGCGCGAGCGCGGTCGAGGTCGCCGACGACTACCACCACGTGAACGTCGACCTGCCGCCAGTGCCGCGCCGCGCCGGTCCGACCACGGTGCAAGCGACGGTGACGTTCCTGAGCGAGAGCGCGGACACGCCGATCTTCCGCACGGTGGTGCCGCTCGACGTCTCGCTCCCGCCCGAGGCCGCGTTCGCGGACATCCCGCGGGGCGCGCCGATCACGATCGTCGTGAAGAAGGGCCTCGTCGAGGTGAGCGTGCCCGGCGTCGCCGCGCTCGACGCGGACGTCGGCGGCATCGTGCCGGTGACGCTGAAGCCCTCGGGGCGCATCGTTCGCTGCCGCGCCGTCGACAAGGACCACGCCGCCCTTCTGGAGGACTCGTGA
- a CDS encoding flagellar hook-basal body complex protein FliE, producing MKIESSGYASMMRQAAIERRQELQIGGEPGTPEAKKSEHVTGPSFGKVLEDTAMAASDKEREAMAKAEALAAGTSDDLHGTMITMKEADISMRLVGSVRDKLMDAFHELWRINV from the coding sequence GTGAAAATCGAGTCTTCCGGCTACGCCAGCATGATGCGCCAGGCCGCGATCGAGCGCCGCCAGGAGCTGCAGATCGGCGGCGAGCCTGGCACGCCGGAAGCAAAGAAGAGCGAGCACGTCACCGGGCCGTCGTTCGGGAAGGTCCTCGAAGACACGGCGATGGCCGCGAGTGACAAGGAGCGCGAGGCGATGGCGAAGGCCGAGGCGCTCGCGGCCGGCACGTCGGACGACCTGCACGGCACGATGATCACGATGAAGGAAGCCGACATCTCGATGAGGCTCGTCGGCTCGGTCAGGGACAAGCTCATGGACGCGTTCCACGAGCTCTGGAGGATCAATGTCTGA
- a CDS encoding flagellar motor protein, with protein sequence MRPGALIGILIAVGCIVGGNIWEGGHVGALVGGPAFLIVIGGTVGAIVVQYPFSDIKTGLRLMAGLFKPHKLNGEKLVEEIVDYANRARRDGILALEKVGEQASDPFLKKALMMAVDGVDSQTLRETLEVTIGVEEHHAENGAKVLEAGGGYAPTVGIIGAVLGLIHVMSNLSDIAAVGVGIAGAFVATIYGVAFANLICLPMAARIKLDIAETAKLREMELTGVLAIQAGLNPKLVRDRLVQFLGDHGGHGEKKK encoded by the coding sequence ATGCGCCCCGGCGCCCTCATCGGCATCCTCATCGCGGTCGGCTGCATCGTCGGCGGCAACATCTGGGAAGGCGGCCACGTCGGCGCGCTGGTCGGCGGCCCCGCCTTCCTCATCGTCATCGGCGGCACGGTCGGCGCGATCGTCGTCCAGTACCCCTTCAGCGACATCAAGACGGGCCTCCGCCTGATGGCGGGCCTCTTCAAGCCGCACAAGCTGAACGGCGAGAAGCTCGTCGAGGAGATCGTCGACTACGCGAACCGCGCGCGCCGCGACGGCATCCTCGCGCTCGAGAAGGTCGGCGAGCAGGCGTCGGATCCCTTCCTCAAGAAGGCGCTCATGATGGCGGTCGACGGCGTCGACTCCCAGACGCTGCGCGAGACGCTCGAGGTGACGATCGGCGTCGAAGAGCATCACGCCGAGAACGGCGCGAAGGTGCTGGAAGCAGGCGGCGGCTACGCGCCGACCGTCGGCATCATCGGCGCCGTCCTCGGCCTCATCCACGTCATGAGCAACCTCTCCGACATCGCCGCGGTCGGCGTCGGCATCGCCGGCGCGTTCGTCGCGACGATCTACGGCGTCGCGTTCGCGAACTTGATCTGCCTCCCGATGGCGGCGCGGATCAAGCTCGACATCGCCGAGACGGCGAAGCTCCGCGAGATGGAGCTCACCGGCGTCCTCGCGATCCAGGCCGGCCTCAACCCGAAGCTCGTTCGCGACCGCCTCGTCCAGTTCCTCGGCGACCACGGCGGCCACGGCGAGAAGAAGAAGTAG
- a CDS encoding OmpA family protein: MARKKKHPEHVNHERWLVSFADFMTLLMAFFVVMFAVSQVDSKKVGRFTEQFSKAVGIDMFPQPGKGLMTGALEGSIVETDNQPTAGKGPGQGALPEELAAIRNALVSTKDDDAELAKVQIIARRNELVLRLSDNLFFETGTDTLEPNAKAVVVKLAHELKGRKVDIRVEGHTDVRPIKTARFRSNWDLSTARATTIVAAFIGEGIAPDRLSASGYGEFHPVADNTTDEGRKQNRRVDIVVTIPVPQAGDEPEPAPAPAPASAHDSHEGHPR, from the coding sequence ATGGCCCGGAAAAAGAAGCATCCGGAGCACGTGAACCACGAGCGATGGCTCGTGAGCTTCGCCGACTTCATGACGCTCCTGATGGCGTTCTTCGTCGTCATGTTCGCGGTGTCGCAGGTCGACTCCAAGAAGGTCGGCCGCTTCACCGAGCAGTTCTCGAAGGCGGTCGGCATCGACATGTTCCCGCAGCCGGGCAAGGGCCTCATGACCGGCGCGCTGGAGGGGTCCATCGTCGAGACCGACAACCAGCCCACCGCCGGCAAGGGCCCTGGCCAGGGCGCGCTCCCCGAGGAGCTCGCCGCGATCCGCAACGCGCTCGTGAGCACGAAGGACGACGACGCGGAGCTCGCGAAGGTCCAGATCATCGCGCGCCGCAACGAGCTCGTGCTGCGTCTGTCGGACAACCTGTTCTTCGAGACCGGGACCGACACGCTCGAGCCGAACGCGAAGGCGGTCGTCGTCAAGCTGGCGCACGAGCTGAAGGGACGGAAGGTCGACATCCGCGTCGAAGGGCACACCGACGTCCGCCCGATCAAGACGGCGCGCTTCCGCTCCAACTGGGACCTCTCCACCGCGCGCGCGACCACGATCGTCGCGGCGTTCATCGGCGAAGGGATCGCGCCGGACCGCCTCTCGGCCTCCGGCTACGGCGAGTTCCACCCCGTCGCCGACAACACGACCGACGAGGGCCGGAAGCAGAACCGCCGCGTCGACATCGTCGTGACGATCCCGGTCCCGCAGGCCGGCGACGAGCCCGAGCCGGCGCCGGCGCCCGCTCCAGCTTCGGCCCACGATTCGCATGAAGGTCATCCACGATGA
- the fliF gene encoding flagellar M-ring protein FliF — translation MSEGTGVVDNLVAKAGPAKPVLEKVVAKIRSMSSGARMAALFTLIGALTIGGFFAFHHAEPPYAPLFTNLDRDDAAVVVTKLKELKVPYRLQGDGSLIEVPEDKVRETRLELAGQGLPRGGNVGFESFDKMRLGATDFEQRILYRRALEGELSRTIGAIGAVESARIHLVLPEKSVFVSKNEPSSASVVLKLRGGRALGGGEVAGIVHLVATSVQGLSPDRVAVVTTEGQVLHRPRRAGEDGIGVDDDKESKARALEATLEERARAIVEKVTGAGHADVRVTADIDSARVEHVEDRYDPSRTALRSEESTIERTAGEEPPVAGVPGAESNLPNGSAAGAKAADGGAPEVAKGTLPTREQHTRNFEVDHVSEKRVVAGGVLKRLTVAVVIDGNRSKEELDKITGLVRSAVGFDERRGDAVTVEAVPFLVVAEPPAPPAPTTKLPIDLKNPLHVGPLAGGALLFLVLVALMVKRSRKKARAVSEALALVAAKEKASAEQVTVEILGKNEEENETSADDLKQLVRERALLDPSTAALIVKGWLGTASEAAGVREEAA, via the coding sequence ATGTCTGAGGGTACGGGAGTCGTCGACAACCTCGTCGCGAAGGCCGGGCCGGCGAAGCCCGTCCTCGAGAAGGTCGTGGCGAAGATCAGGTCGATGTCGAGCGGAGCGCGCATGGCGGCGCTGTTCACGCTCATCGGCGCCCTTACGATCGGCGGCTTCTTCGCGTTCCACCACGCGGAGCCGCCGTACGCCCCGCTCTTCACGAACCTCGATCGCGACGACGCGGCGGTGGTCGTCACCAAGCTCAAGGAGCTCAAGGTCCCGTACAGGCTCCAGGGCGACGGCTCGCTCATCGAGGTGCCGGAGGACAAGGTGCGCGAGACGCGCCTCGAGCTCGCGGGGCAGGGGCTGCCGCGCGGCGGCAACGTAGGCTTCGAGAGCTTCGACAAGATGCGCCTCGGCGCGACCGACTTCGAGCAGCGCATCCTGTATCGCCGCGCGCTCGAGGGCGAGCTCTCCCGCACGATCGGCGCGATCGGCGCGGTCGAGAGCGCGCGCATCCACCTCGTCTTGCCCGAGAAATCCGTGTTCGTGAGCAAGAACGAGCCGTCCAGCGCGAGCGTCGTCCTGAAGCTCCGCGGCGGCCGCGCGCTCGGCGGCGGCGAGGTCGCCGGCATCGTGCACCTCGTCGCGACGTCGGTGCAGGGCCTCTCACCCGATCGCGTCGCGGTCGTGACGACGGAGGGCCAGGTCCTCCATCGGCCGCGCCGCGCGGGCGAGGACGGCATCGGCGTCGACGACGACAAGGAGTCGAAGGCCCGCGCGCTCGAGGCCACGCTCGAGGAGCGCGCCCGCGCCATCGTCGAGAAGGTCACCGGCGCCGGCCACGCCGACGTGCGGGTCACCGCCGACATCGACTCCGCGCGCGTCGAGCACGTCGAGGACCGCTACGATCCGTCGCGGACGGCGCTGCGGAGCGAGGAGTCGACGATCGAGCGCACGGCCGGCGAGGAGCCCCCGGTCGCGGGCGTGCCGGGGGCGGAGTCGAACCTCCCGAACGGCTCGGCGGCGGGCGCGAAGGCCGCGGACGGCGGCGCTCCCGAGGTCGCGAAGGGCACGCTCCCCACGCGCGAGCAGCACACGCGGAACTTCGAGGTCGATCACGTGAGCGAGAAGCGCGTCGTCGCCGGCGGTGTGTTGAAGCGGCTCACCGTCGCGGTCGTCATCGACGGCAACCGCTCGAAGGAGGAGCTCGACAAGATCACGGGGCTCGTCCGCAGCGCGGTCGGCTTCGACGAGCGCCGCGGCGACGCGGTCACGGTCGAGGCGGTGCCCTTCCTCGTGGTCGCCGAGCCGCCGGCGCCGCCGGCGCCGACGACGAAGCTCCCGATCGACCTGAAGAACCCGCTCCACGTCGGTCCGCTCGCCGGCGGCGCGCTGCTCTTCCTCGTCCTCGTCGCGCTCATGGTGAAGCGGAGCCGGAAGAAGGCGCGCGCGGTGAGCGAAGCGCTCGCGCTCGTGGCGGCGAAGGAGAAGGCCTCCGCCGAGCAGGTGACGGTCGAGATCCTGGGCAAGAACGAGGAAGAAAACGAGACCTCGGCCGACGACCTGAAGCAGCTCGTGCGCGAGCGCGCGCTCCTCGACCCGTCCACCGCGGCGCTCATCGTGAAGGGCTGGCTCGGCACCGCGAGCGAGGCCGCCGGCGTCCGCGAGGAAGCGGCCTGA
- a CDS encoding flagellar FlbD family protein, with product MLKLTRLDHRTVAINPDHIAWVEATPDTTLCLIGDRKIIVRESLDEVIERFTTARAKMGGTGPINVPSMPPPSSSGRRSLQPSRPSGAFNRPALDAAMIAPSIIDEDG from the coding sequence ATGCTCAAGCTGACCCGTCTCGACCACCGCACGGTGGCGATCAACCCCGACCACATCGCGTGGGTCGAGGCCACCCCGGATACGACGCTCTGTCTGATCGGTGACCGCAAGATCATCGTCCGCGAATCGCTGGACGAGGTGATCGAGCGCTTCACCACCGCGCGCGCCAAGATGGGCGGGACCGGGCCGATCAACGTCCCTTCGATGCCGCCGCCGTCGTCGAGCGGCCGGCGCAGCCTCCAGCCTTCGCGCCCCTCCGGCGCGTTCAACCGGCCCGCGCTCGACGCCGCGATGATCGCGCCGTCGATCATCGACGAGGACGGCTGA
- the flgC gene encoding flagellar basal body rod protein FlgC, translating to MKIGAANHAGVFSAMEVAASGLSAERSRMNITAGNLANARTTRTEEGGPYKRLDPVFEAKPLNSATRDPVLRKIETVRLAEVRPDQSPGTMVYEPGHPDANPEGYVEYPNVNTVTEMVNMMTASRAYEAGITSIESLKAMARAALRIGK from the coding sequence ATGAAGATCGGTGCCGCCAACCACGCGGGTGTCTTCTCGGCGATGGAAGTCGCGGCCTCCGGCCTCTCGGCGGAGCGCAGCCGCATGAACATCACCGCCGGCAACCTCGCGAACGCTCGCACGACGCGGACCGAGGAGGGCGGCCCCTACAAGCGGCTCGATCCGGTCTTCGAGGCGAAACCGCTGAATTCCGCGACCCGCGACCCTGTCCTCCGGAAGATCGAGACGGTCCGCCTGGCCGAGGTCCGGCCCGACCAGAGCCCGGGGACGATGGTGTACGAGCCGGGACATCCCGACGCAAATCCGGAGGGTTACGTCGAGTACCCCAACGTCAACACGGTGACGGAGATGGTCAACATGATGACTGCCTCCCGCGCCTACGAGGCGGGGATCACCTCGATCGAGTCGCTCAAGGCGATGGCCCGCGCGGCCCTCCGCATCGGGAAGTAA
- the flgB gene encoding flagellar basal body rod protein FlgB, which yields MALLDSVEHLRGALDYHLDRHNLLTSNLAHIDTPGYKPVDLERNVNFAGQLHVAMAATNAGTSIGATPGGEIHGKVIEDPGAAAGGDENGVDLDREAVKIASNQMRYDMLAQLASSELASLAWAASDGKHG from the coding sequence ATGGCCCTCCTCGATAGCGTCGAGCATCTCCGCGGCGCGCTCGACTACCACCTCGACCGGCACAACCTGCTCACGTCGAACCTCGCCCACATCGACACCCCGGGCTACAAGCCCGTGGATCTCGAGCGAAACGTGAATTTCGCCGGACAGCTCCACGTCGCGATGGCGGCCACGAACGCCGGAACGTCCATCGGGGCGACTCCTGGAGGAGAAATTCACGGAAAGGTGATCGAGGACCCGGGCGCGGCCGCCGGCGGCGACGAGAACGGCGTCGACCTCGATCGCGAGGCCGTGAAGATCGCCTCGAACCAGATGCGGTACGACATGCTCGCCCAGCTCGCCTCGAGCGAGCTCGCGTCGCTCGCGTGGGCCGCCTCCGACGGGAAGCACGGCTGA